The following coding sequences are from one Mycolicibacterium aichiense window:
- the rsmG gene encoding 16S rRNA (guanine(527)-N(7))-methyltransferase RsmG, with translation MFHVKHGTAPPPPSAAEAVFGDRVKLAQRYADLLAGPGVERGLIGPREVERLWERHILNSAAVAELIEPDARVLDIGSGGGLPGLPIAIARPDIRVTLIEPMLRRTDFLEESVAALGLPIEIIRGRAEEPDVRTRACGADVVVSRAVASLDKLTRWSLPLLRPGGRMLAMKGERAEEEVVEGRRGMASLGATDVRVVRCGESYSDPPATVVIAVRGERAPVGKKKSTRASEKRGS, from the coding sequence ATGTTTCACGTGAAACATGGCACTGCGCCCCCGCCTCCGTCGGCGGCCGAGGCTGTCTTCGGCGATCGGGTGAAGCTGGCCCAGCGCTACGCGGATCTGCTCGCGGGCCCCGGCGTCGAGCGCGGGTTGATCGGTCCGAGGGAAGTCGAGCGGTTGTGGGAGCGCCACATCCTCAACAGCGCTGCGGTCGCCGAGCTCATCGAGCCAGACGCCCGGGTTCTCGATATCGGGAGCGGCGGCGGTCTGCCGGGGCTGCCCATCGCGATCGCGCGGCCCGACATCCGGGTGACATTGATCGAGCCGATGCTGCGCCGGACGGACTTCCTCGAGGAGTCGGTGGCCGCACTGGGGTTGCCCATCGAGATCATCCGCGGCAGGGCAGAAGAGCCGGATGTCCGGACCCGGGCCTGTGGTGCGGACGTGGTGGTGTCTCGGGCGGTGGCGTCGCTCGACAAGTTGACGCGGTGGAGCCTTCCGCTGCTGCGACCCGGTGGGCGCATGCTGGCGATGAAGGGCGAGCGTGCCGAAGAGGAAGTTGTCGAGGGACGGCGCGGGATGGCGTCGTTGGGCGCAACCGATGTGAGGGTGGTGAGATGTGGCGAGAGCTATTCGGATCCTCCCGCGACCGTGGTGATCGCGGTGCGGGGGGAGCGAGCGCCAGTCGGGAAGAAGAAGTCCACGCGAGCATCGGAGAAAAGGGGATCATGA
- a CDS encoding protein jag, producing MADADTTEVTESDVAVDNDLDQNSDKAEVKGEDLEERLVAEGEIAGDYLEELLDLLDFDGDIDLDVEGNRAIVSIDGGEDLSKLVGRKGEILDALQELTRLAVHQKTGERSRLMLDIANWRRRRREELSALGDKVARRVLESGDREELAPMTPFERKIVHDAVAAVDGVHSESEGVEPSRRVVVLKG from the coding sequence ATGGCGGATGCCGACACCACCGAAGTGACCGAGTCTGACGTTGCGGTCGACAACGATCTTGACCAGAACTCGGACAAAGCCGAAGTGAAGGGCGAGGACCTCGAGGAGCGCCTCGTCGCCGAAGGCGAGATCGCCGGCGACTACTTGGAGGAGCTGTTGGACCTCCTGGACTTCGACGGGGACATCGATCTCGACGTCGAGGGCAACCGGGCGATCGTCAGCATCGACGGCGGCGAAGACCTCTCGAAGTTGGTTGGCCGCAAGGGCGAGATCCTCGATGCACTGCAGGAGCTGACCCGCCTGGCCGTCCATCAGAAGACGGGGGAGCGCAGCCGGTTGATGCTCGACATCGCGAACTGGCGCCGCCGCCGCCGCGAGGAGCTGAGCGCGTTGGGCGACAAGGTGGCCCGCCGCGTGCTGGAGTCCGGCGATCGAGAGGAACTCGCGCCGATGACTCCGTTCGAGCGCAAAATCGTCCACGACGCGGTTGCGGCCGTGGACGGGGTGCACAGCGAGAGTGAGGGCGTGGAGCCGTCGCGTCGCGTTGTCGTCCTGAAGGGCTGA
- the dnaA gene encoding chromosomal replication initiator protein DnaA yields MTDDPGSAFATVWSSVVAELNGDGTADQRPSNGTGGDAPLTPQQRAWLKLVQPLTIAEGFALLSVPSSFVQNEIERHLRTQIVDALSRRLGQRVELGVRIAPPSVEEDNEPAAPEPPAADSDLDEVDEDREALASAHETWPSYFIERPRSNPSAEAPGISLNRRYTFDTFVIGASNRFAHAAALAIAEAPARAYNPLFIWGESGLGKTHLLHAAGNYAQRLFPGMRVKYVSTEEFTNDFINSLRDDRKVAFKRSYRDIDVLLVDDIQFIEGKEGIQEEFFHTFNTLHNANKQIVISSDRPPKQLATLEDRLRTRFEWGLITDVQPPELETRIAILRKKAQMERLDVPDDVLELIASSIERNIRELEGALIRVTAFASLNKTPIDKALAEIVLRDLIADAGTMQISTAAIMAATAEYFDTTVEELRGPGKTRALAQSRQIAMYLCRELTDLSLPKIGQAFGRDHTTVMYAEKKIRGEMAHRREVFDHVKELTTRIRQRSKR; encoded by the coding sequence TTGACCGATGATCCCGGTTCAGCATTCGCCACAGTGTGGAGCTCGGTTGTCGCCGAGCTCAACGGCGACGGAACTGCGGACCAGCGCCCCAGTAACGGAACTGGCGGCGATGCACCGCTGACTCCGCAGCAGCGCGCGTGGCTCAAATTGGTTCAACCCCTGACCATCGCCGAAGGCTTCGCCCTGCTGTCGGTGCCGAGCAGCTTTGTTCAGAACGAGATCGAACGTCATCTGCGGACCCAGATCGTCGACGCCCTCAGCCGGCGCCTCGGTCAACGGGTCGAGCTCGGTGTGCGGATTGCCCCGCCGTCTGTGGAAGAAGACAACGAGCCCGCCGCACCGGAGCCGCCCGCCGCCGACTCCGATCTCGATGAGGTCGACGAAGACCGCGAGGCTTTGGCCAGCGCTCACGAGACCTGGCCGAGTTACTTCATCGAGCGGCCGCGCAGTAACCCGTCTGCCGAAGCGCCCGGCATCAGCCTCAACCGCCGCTACACCTTTGACACCTTCGTCATCGGCGCCTCGAACCGGTTCGCCCACGCGGCGGCCTTGGCGATCGCAGAAGCGCCTGCCCGCGCCTACAACCCGTTGTTCATCTGGGGTGAGTCCGGACTGGGCAAGACCCATCTGCTGCACGCGGCAGGAAATTATGCGCAACGGCTGTTCCCCGGCATGCGGGTGAAGTACGTCTCCACCGAAGAGTTCACCAACGACTTCATCAACTCGCTGCGCGACGACCGCAAGGTCGCGTTCAAACGCAGCTACCGCGACATCGACGTGCTCCTGGTGGACGACATCCAGTTCATCGAAGGCAAGGAAGGTATCCAGGAAGAGTTCTTCCATACCTTCAATACGCTGCACAACGCCAACAAGCAGATCGTGATCTCCTCCGACCGGCCGCCCAAGCAGCTGGCCACCCTCGAAGACCGGCTCCGAACCCGGTTCGAGTGGGGATTGATCACCGACGTCCAACCGCCTGAACTCGAAACCCGCATTGCGATCTTGCGGAAGAAGGCGCAGATGGAGCGCCTCGACGTCCCTGACGACGTCCTGGAACTCATCGCCAGCAGCATCGAGCGCAACATTCGCGAACTCGAGGGCGCCCTGATCCGTGTCACCGCGTTCGCCTCGCTGAACAAGACGCCGATCGACAAGGCTCTCGCCGAGATCGTGTTGCGCGACCTGATCGCCGATGCCGGCACGATGCAGATCAGCACCGCGGCGATCATGGCGGCCACCGCCGAGTACTTCGACACCACCGTCGAGGAATTGCGCGGCCCCGGCAAGACCCGGGCTCTGGCTCAATCCCGGCAGATCGCCATGTATCTGTGCCGTGAGCTCACTGACTTGTCACTGCCCAAGATCGGGCAGGCATTCGGCCGTGATCACACCACGGTCATGTACGCGGAGAAGAAGATTCGCGGTGAAATGGCCCATCGGCGTGAGGTGTTCGATCACGTCAAGGAGCTCACCACGCGGATCCGCCAGCGTTCCAAGCGCTGA
- the rnpA gene encoding ribonuclease P protein component: MLPAQYRMTRSAEFGATIKHGVRAAQPDLVVHARRVRDSVDGPRIGLVVSKSVGNAVQRHQVSRRLRHVARAVLSDLTSDERIVIRALPGSRDAISARLEQQLRASIRRTHSLMEKTR; encoded by the coding sequence GTGCTCCCGGCTCAGTACCGGATGACACGGTCTGCGGAGTTCGGCGCCACCATCAAGCACGGGGTGCGAGCGGCGCAGCCTGATCTCGTCGTGCACGCACGACGCGTGAGGGACAGCGTGGACGGTCCCCGGATCGGCTTGGTCGTTTCGAAATCGGTCGGCAACGCTGTGCAACGACACCAGGTCTCTCGTCGTCTGCGTCACGTCGCGCGAGCTGTCCTCTCGGACTTGACCTCAGACGAGCGCATCGTGATCCGCGCACTACCCGGTAGCCGCGACGCGATCTCGGCTCGCCTGGAACAGCAGCTGCGAGCAAGCATCCGACGCACCCACTCCCTGATGGAGAAGACGCGGTGA
- the yidC gene encoding membrane protein insertase YidC, whose product MFNWFSLDVIYYPVSGIMWLWYKLFAAILGPTNFFAWALSVMFLVFSLRALLYKPFVRQIRTTRQMQELQPQIKALQKKYGKDRQRMALEMQKLQREHGFNPILGCLPMLAQIPVFLGLYHVLRSFNRTQHGFGQLGMSVEENRATGNYFFSATDVGHFLDANLFGAPLSASMTQSSGLEAFKNFDFSRPAVIGVGIPLMLLAGIATYFNSRASVARQSPEAAANPQTAMMNKLALYVFPLGVVVGGPFLPIAIIIYWVSNNIWTFGQQHYVFGRIEKEEEAKKEEALARRAANAPAPGVKPTKPKKGAPAATNGSAAEITESDAVDEGSETESGSDKSAEGGTTARTPRPGARPKKRKR is encoded by the coding sequence ATGTTTAATTGGTTCAGCCTGGACGTCATCTATTACCCGGTGTCCGGGATCATGTGGCTTTGGTACAAGCTGTTCGCCGCGATCCTTGGACCCACGAACTTCTTTGCCTGGGCGCTGTCGGTGATGTTCCTGGTCTTCAGCCTTCGTGCACTGCTGTACAAGCCGTTCGTTCGGCAGATCCGCACCACGCGGCAGATGCAGGAGTTGCAGCCTCAGATCAAGGCGCTGCAGAAGAAGTACGGCAAGGACCGTCAGCGGATGGCGCTGGAGATGCAGAAGCTTCAGCGCGAACACGGTTTCAATCCGATTCTCGGCTGTCTGCCGATGCTCGCGCAGATCCCGGTGTTCCTCGGTCTCTATCACGTGTTGCGCTCCTTCAACCGCACCCAGCACGGGTTCGGTCAGCTCGGAATGTCGGTGGAAGAGAACCGCGCCACGGGCAACTACTTCTTCAGCGCCACCGACGTCGGTCACTTCCTCGACGCGAATTTGTTCGGTGCCCCCTTGAGCGCGAGCATGACTCAGAGCTCGGGCCTGGAAGCGTTCAAGAACTTCGACTTCAGCCGACCCGCCGTGATCGGTGTCGGCATTCCGCTGATGCTGTTGGCCGGTATCGCCACGTACTTCAACAGCCGGGCATCGGTCGCGCGCCAGAGTCCGGAAGCGGCAGCCAACCCGCAGACCGCGATGATGAACAAGCTCGCGCTCTACGTCTTCCCGCTCGGCGTGGTTGTCGGCGGCCCCTTCCTGCCGATCGCGATCATCATCTACTGGGTGTCCAACAACATCTGGACCTTCGGCCAGCAGCACTATGTGTTCGGCCGGATCGAAAAGGAAGAAGAAGCGAAGAAGGAAGAGGCGCTGGCTCGCCGAGCGGCGAATGCTCCGGCGCCGGGCGTGAAGCCCACCAAGCCGAAGAAGGGTGCGCCCGCGGCCACCAATGGTTCGGCCGCGGAGATCACCGAGTCCGATGCCGTCGACGAGGGGTCCGAGACCGAGTCGGGGTCGGACAAGTCGGCTGAGGGCGGGACGACGGCCCGCACACCGCGCCCGGGAGCGCGGCCCAAGAAACGTAAGCGTTGA
- the yidD gene encoding membrane protein insertion efficiency factor YidD, giving the protein MSHLPARVVIFLVELYRHTISPLRLPTCRFTPTCSQYAVDALTEYGLIRGGWLTVIRLGKCGPWHRGGWDPIPERRPQVPGSECNERRSTHV; this is encoded by the coding sequence GTGAGCCATCTCCCGGCTCGGGTCGTGATCTTTCTCGTCGAGCTCTACCGACACACCATCTCGCCACTGCGACTGCCGACGTGCCGGTTCACGCCGACATGCAGTCAGTACGCCGTGGATGCGCTGACCGAGTACGGATTGATTCGCGGTGGATGGCTGACCGTGATCCGGCTGGGGAAGTGTGGTCCGTGGCATCGGGGAGGATGGGACCCAATACCCGAGCGGCGCCCGCAGGTGCCCGGGTCCGAGTGCAACGAACGCAGGAGCACGCATGTTTAA
- a CDS encoding acetyltransferase — translation MSVRITPLRLEGFEQLPKHARRCVFWEVDPATLGGDYLPDPEFEKEAWLSMVMLEWGSCGQVASATPADGSTSADEQPCLGYVLYAPPRAVPRAQFFPTGPVSADAVLLTSIGIEAGQTDGLPQALISQVVNELVRRGVRALEAFGRTADATELLDLDAVDPELRPAVEVLGDCSFDQCMISSDLLLDAGFTVVAPHRYFPRLRLELDKGLGWKAEVEAALERLLESAQLQQPVGAGAEVRG, via the coding sequence GTGTCCGTCCGCATCACGCCGCTTCGGCTCGAGGGCTTCGAGCAACTACCCAAGCACGCGCGCCGATGTGTGTTCTGGGAAGTCGATCCCGCAACGCTCGGTGGTGACTACCTTCCGGATCCCGAGTTCGAGAAGGAAGCCTGGCTGTCGATGGTCATGCTGGAGTGGGGGTCGTGTGGTCAGGTGGCCAGCGCGACACCTGCCGACGGATCGACGTCCGCCGACGAGCAGCCGTGTCTCGGCTATGTGCTGTACGCCCCACCCCGGGCGGTGCCGCGAGCGCAGTTCTTCCCGACCGGGCCGGTCAGCGCGGACGCCGTTCTGCTGACGTCAATCGGAATTGAGGCGGGGCAGACCGACGGACTGCCCCAGGCGTTGATCAGCCAGGTGGTCAATGAACTCGTTCGGCGCGGCGTGCGAGCCCTCGAGGCGTTCGGCCGCACTGCCGACGCCACCGAGCTACTCGACCTCGACGCCGTCGACCCCGAGCTGCGACCGGCCGTGGAAGTGCTTGGGGACTGCTCCTTCGACCAGTGCATGATCAGCTCCGACTTGCTGCTCGACGCCGGCTTCACTGTCGTCGCCCCGCATCGGTACTTCCCGCGGCTGCGGCTCGAGCTGGACAAGGGGTTGGGCTGGAAGGCCGAAGTCGAGGCCGCATTGGAGCGGCTGCTGGAAAGTGCGCAGCTGCAACAGCCGGTCGGCGCCGGCGCGGAGGTCCGCGGCTAG
- a CDS encoding ParB/RepB/Spo0J family partition protein: MSSKSKGGLGRGLASLIPTGPADGGPRLGAAAADVVIGGGAPLDVDSVGAVYREIDPLAIEPNPRQPRQVFDEEALAELVHSIREFGLMQPIVVRALSEATGAPARYQLVMGERRWRAAQEAGLATIPAIVRETTDDNLLRDALLENIHRAQLNPLEEAAAYQQLLDEFDVTHDELAARIGRSRPVITNMIRLLRLPIAVQRRVAAGVLSAGHARALLALEAGAEAQEELAARIVAEGLSVRATEEAVTLANRSDTKTPPAPRRKPIQMPGLQDVAERLSSTYDTRVTVSLGKRKGKIVVEFGSVDDLQRIVDMMNRPAG; the protein is encoded by the coding sequence ATGTCATCGAAGAGCAAGGGCGGCCTGGGCCGCGGCTTGGCCTCACTGATCCCGACCGGACCGGCCGACGGTGGGCCGCGCCTCGGTGCTGCTGCCGCCGACGTGGTGATCGGCGGGGGAGCGCCGCTGGACGTGGACAGCGTCGGGGCGGTCTACCGCGAGATCGATCCGCTGGCTATCGAGCCGAATCCCCGCCAGCCCCGCCAGGTTTTCGACGAGGAGGCATTGGCCGAACTGGTGCACTCGATCCGCGAGTTCGGGCTCATGCAGCCGATCGTGGTGCGGGCGCTATCGGAAGCCACGGGAGCACCGGCGCGCTACCAACTGGTGATGGGGGAGCGGCGTTGGCGGGCGGCGCAGGAGGCCGGCCTCGCCACCATTCCGGCAATTGTCCGAGAGACCACGGACGACAATCTGTTGCGCGACGCACTGCTGGAGAACATCCACCGCGCTCAACTCAATCCTCTGGAAGAGGCGGCGGCCTACCAGCAGTTGCTTGACGAGTTCGACGTCACCCACGACGAACTCGCCGCGCGCATCGGCCGGTCCCGTCCGGTGATCACCAACATGATCCGGCTGCTGCGCCTGCCGATCGCTGTCCAGCGCCGGGTGGCAGCCGGTGTGTTGTCGGCGGGGCACGCACGCGCACTGCTCGCGCTCGAGGCGGGTGCCGAGGCTCAAGAGGAGCTCGCCGCGCGGATCGTCGCGGAGGGATTGTCCGTGCGTGCGACCGAGGAGGCCGTCACACTGGCGAACCGGTCCGACACCAAGACTCCGCCGGCGCCGCGACGCAAGCCGATCCAGATGCCCGGGCTCCAGGATGTCGCCGAACGGCTGTCGAGTACCTACGACACCCGGGTGACGGTGAGCCTAGGCAAGCGGAAGGGCAAGATCGTCGTCGAGTTCGGCTCGGTGGACGATTTGCAGCGCATCGTGGACATGATGAACCGGCCTGCGGGCTGA
- the dnaN gene encoding DNA polymerase III subunit beta — MATTTVGSDLKFRLVREDFADAVAWVARNLPTRPTVPVLAGVLLTGTDEGLTISGFDYEVSAEVRVPAEIASPGSVLVSGRLLSDITRALPAKPVDVSVEGTRVALSCGSARFSLPTMAVEDYPALPELPEETGVISADLFGEAIGQVAVAAGRDDTLPMLTGIRVEISGETVVLAATDRFRLAVRELTWSTSSPSLEAAVLVPAKTLAEAAKAGTSGSEVHLALGAGSAVGKEGLLGIRSGGKRSTTRLLDAEFPKFRQLLPAEHTAVATIGVGELTEAIKRVALVADRGAQVRMEFSEGVLHLSAGADDVGRAEEDLDVEFAGEPLTIAFNPTYLTDGLGSLHSDRVTFGFTTPSRPAVLRPANAETQVDGTGPFPAVQTDYVYLLMPVRLPG; from the coding sequence GTGGCAACGACGACGGTTGGCTCCGACCTGAAGTTCCGCTTGGTGCGGGAGGACTTCGCCGACGCGGTGGCCTGGGTTGCCCGTAATCTTCCGACCCGGCCGACGGTGCCTGTGCTGGCCGGCGTGCTGCTTACCGGCACCGATGAGGGTCTGACCATCTCCGGCTTCGATTACGAGGTGTCAGCCGAGGTGCGCGTCCCCGCCGAAATCGCTTCTCCAGGAAGCGTTTTGGTCTCCGGTCGGTTGCTGTCCGACATCACCAGGGCGCTTCCGGCCAAGCCCGTCGACGTCAGCGTCGAAGGCACCCGGGTGGCGCTGAGCTGTGGAAGCGCACGGTTCTCGCTGCCGACCATGGCCGTCGAGGACTACCCCGCGCTGCCGGAACTGCCGGAGGAGACCGGTGTGATCTCCGCTGATCTGTTCGGTGAGGCGATCGGCCAGGTGGCGGTTGCCGCCGGCCGCGACGACACGCTGCCGATGCTGACCGGCATCCGGGTGGAGATTTCCGGTGAGACAGTGGTTTTGGCGGCCACCGACCGGTTCCGGTTGGCCGTGCGCGAACTGACCTGGTCGACCTCCTCCCCCAGTCTGGAAGCTGCGGTGCTGGTGCCGGCCAAGACGCTCGCCGAAGCGGCCAAGGCCGGGACGTCGGGCTCCGAGGTTCACCTGGCCCTGGGTGCCGGGTCGGCGGTGGGCAAGGAAGGCCTGCTGGGAATCCGCAGCGGCGGCAAGCGCAGCACCACTCGTCTGCTCGACGCGGAATTTCCGAAGTTCCGTCAGCTGCTCCCGGCCGAGCACACTGCGGTGGCCACCATCGGAGTCGGTGAGCTCACCGAAGCGATCAAACGTGTGGCCCTGGTCGCTGATCGCGGCGCCCAGGTCCGGATGGAATTCAGCGAGGGCGTGCTGCACCTGTCGGCCGGTGCCGACGACGTCGGCCGAGCCGAGGAGGACCTGGATGTCGAGTTCGCCGGTGAGCCGCTGACGATCGCCTTCAACCCCACCTACCTGACCGACGGACTGGGCTCGTTGCATTCCGACCGGGTCACGTTCGGTTTCACCACTCCCAGCCGCCCTGCCGTGTTGCGACCGGCGAATGCGGAAACACAGGTAGATGGCACCGGACCGTTCCCGGCCGTTCAGACCGACTACGTATACCTGTTGATGCCGGTCCGGCTGCCAGGCTGA
- a CDS encoding ParA family protein gives MTVPSNPDPSGTAGADVSRETWNPPDDFETPIGAAAQRAMQVLHTAAGQLPRPGRRRVFTVANQKGGVGKTTTAVNLAAALAVQGLKTLVVDLDPQGNASTALGIADRQSGTPSSYEVLLGEIPLQAAIRQSPHSPRLFCVPATIDLAGAEIELVSMVARENRLRNALAALDDSDFDYVFIDCPPSLGLLTINALVAAPEVLIPIQCEYYALEGVSQLMRNIEMVRAHLNPQLTVSTVILTMHDGRTKLADQVASEVRNYFGDKVLTTVIPRSVKVSEAPGYSMTIIDYDPGSRGAMSYLDASKELAQRATRA, from the coding sequence ATGACCGTCCCATCGAACCCGGATCCCTCCGGGACCGCGGGCGCCGATGTTTCACGTGAAACATGGAATCCGCCGGACGACTTCGAGACCCCGATCGGTGCCGCGGCGCAACGCGCGATGCAGGTCCTTCACACCGCGGCCGGACAGCTGCCGCGCCCCGGGCGGCGGCGCGTGTTCACCGTTGCCAATCAGAAGGGCGGGGTCGGTAAGACGACAACGGCGGTCAACCTGGCGGCCGCTCTCGCTGTCCAGGGATTGAAGACGCTGGTCGTCGATCTCGATCCGCAGGGCAACGCGAGTACCGCGCTCGGCATCGCGGATCGGCAATCGGGCACCCCGTCGTCTTACGAAGTGCTCCTCGGCGAGATCCCGCTACAAGCGGCCATCCGGCAGAGCCCGCACAGCCCGCGGTTGTTCTGCGTGCCGGCGACGATCGATCTCGCGGGCGCCGAGATCGAACTCGTCAGCATGGTGGCGCGAGAGAACCGGCTTCGGAACGCGCTGGCTGCGCTCGACGACTCGGACTTCGACTACGTCTTCATCGACTGCCCACCCTCGCTCGGGCTGCTCACCATCAACGCTCTCGTCGCGGCGCCCGAGGTGTTGATCCCGATCCAGTGCGAGTACTACGCCCTGGAGGGTGTCTCACAGTTGATGAGGAACATCGAGATGGTCCGGGCACACCTCAACCCGCAGCTGACCGTCTCGACCGTCATCCTCACGATGCACGATGGTCGTACCAAACTGGCCGACCAGGTCGCCTCCGAGGTGCGCAACTATTTCGGCGACAAGGTACTCACGACCGTCATTCCCCGTAGCGTCAAAGTGTCGGAAGCACCCGGGTACAGCATGACGATCATCGATTACGATCCCGGTTCGCGGGGTGCGATGAGCTATCTCGACGCAAGTAAAGAGCTCGCGCAGCGGGCTACCCGGGCATAG
- the rpmH gene encoding 50S ribosomal protein L34, which produces MAKGKRTFQPNNRRRARVHGFRLRMRTRAGRAIVSGRRRKGRQSLTA; this is translated from the coding sequence GTGGCCAAGGGCAAGCGGACCTTCCAGCCGAACAACCGGCGCCGGGCGCGAGTTCACGGCTTCCGTCTGCGCATGCGGACGCGCGCCGGTCGCGCCATCGTGTCGGGCCGGCGCCGCAAGGGTCGTCAGTCACTGACTGCCTGA